The following nucleotide sequence is from Oreochromis niloticus isolate F11D_XX linkage group LG9, O_niloticus_UMD_NMBU, whole genome shotgun sequence.
ATCAGGACTGCATGTGGAGACGTGGTCTGCACGTCTGTGCTGCACTTGTAACCTGACAGACTTGAACCACGTCTGCTGGAGGAGCCAATTTTTATAAAATAATACCGCTTCTGTTTCTCAGACGTgccagtttgttttttcttcacagCTCTGGACGGCTGGTGCTGAAACTCTGCTCATTAATGGTTTTATGGTGCTTTGCTTCATGACTGAGTGCTGCTGGGGTCtgagcgccccctgctggaggCTGGAGGGCTGAAAGCCACGATTCAcagcctgacacacacacacacacctccaaaCTTTCCTCTGCGGTGAAAGGATTTCACACATTCAGGAAGCATTCGTGTTTCATAAACCACAAAAATCATGGTTTACTGATTTAAGATAAGAGatagataagataacctttattagtcccacacgtgggaaatttgttttgtcacagcaggaagtggacagtgcaaaagttaataataaaataagaataaatacagtacacaactgtacagaatagaataaaataaaatactatatacagtagaataaaatagaataaaatatacaataagataaaaatagaatacaactgagtaaaaatacaacgatgccagaaaagattattgcacatgtgtgggtctgtgtgtttgatcagttgaagtctttgttgtggagtctgacagcagtggggaggaacgacctgcgaaatctctccgtcccacaccgtgggtgccgcagcctgaaggagctgctcagtgctgtcacagtctcattaCTCACTCAGTGTGCAGCGAGGACCCTGATGTGATCCGTTCTTTAGGACTGTTACTGAGCCTgaaaagggtgtgtgtgtgtgtgtgtgtgtgtgtgtgtgtgtgtgtgtgtgtgtgtacctggtGAAACACATGACCACGGCCACGATGACGGCGATCTGAACAGCTCCGATGATTGCAGCGATGAGGACGTAGTGCAGCTTCTGCCCGCTGGGCACCACGTACAGGATGTTaaagtccagcagctgctcaCACTGCTGCCCCCCGTACGCATCCTCacacctgacacacacacacacacacacacacacacacacacacacatgaagttGTCTTTGTTCTGACAGCAAACACAGATCACTGCGTTTAGTTGGTGAATCTTTTCGTGTTGACagaaaaactttaaatctttaaaaacacaaaaatcagcCAGTCTGAGTTTCAGCTGTcagacttttatttttgaaagcTGTTGAAGCTCGACGATCTCAGATCAGCTCTGAGGATCAATCCAACATTTAAACCTTGAGCTCACTTTCTTGTTCCTCAAACTTTATGAGAgaattttttgtttcttttttcagagaACTGAAGATTTTTGTTAGTTGTTCATTTGTCCACTTTTAACATCGCAggtcttctttcagctgctgagTCAAAGTTTAAACATGAATGAATGCGCTCGGTGTGAataacacacgcacacacctggGCAGGTGCACGAGGACAGAGGCGGGGCTTACCTGCAGGTGGGCAAGTTCTGTCTCATCTCACAGATACCGTGTTCGCAGAACTGGGAGTAGTCCTCGGGACAGGGGGCGGGGCTGTCCTCGAACCCCTCCCCCTCACCAGGCTTGGGGACAGCTggaaggagagaagaagaaatctGTGCTTTAATATTGGTGTTGCTGTGAGACAGGAGCGGGCACAGTTGGGGGTGGGGCTTGGCTGGGGGTGGGGCTTACCGTAGATTTCTGGCTTGGTTTTGATGCCGTCgtctttcctgtttttatctgaaaccacagaagaagaaaaagatgatGAGACCAGAGAAAGCATCTAAAGCACCATCATCAGGACCACAGGACAGGAGGTCAAATGAAGTGAGGCCTAGCACgagataaagaaggattattttaagctatgaatcatgcaaagctgcccTAGCAGAGCCGCAGCTCTCCATCTATAACATCACATATGTGAGGAGAGATCTGCTCGTCTCCGTGACTTTGAGCCTCAGAcagtaaaatgtttttcattcagCTATAATTTGATCATCTGTGCAGGCTGCCAGGGTGTGTGTTCATGCTCATGTGCTGATTTTATGGGATTAGAATCAGATTACAGCTCGTTTCTGTTCAGACGGTCCATTCCTGTCTGAACGATGGtgaaatatttataaaaagtGAGTTTCAGCACACGAATGAGATGAAGAGTTAACGTCCTCGATCACATTTAGTCCCCGAGTGAAACCCGACAGCGTCAGATTACAGAGAGCATCACTGATCTCAGACCAGTTTCAGCGTCCAATCAATCAGGCGTCACAGCGAGTGTGCGCACGCGTCCGACTCACAGTGGCTGATGAGAGCGAGCAGCGAGAAGAGAGGCTTAAACACAGGTCagtgactcacacacacacacacacacacactggtttcCATATCTTAGTGAGGGGCTCTTATTAACATAATGCTTACCCTCAGCCTGACCCTAACCCatctgtaaccctgacactaaaaccacattatGAGTCTCAAAAACAAACTCATCGggcattttgtccccataaggactgttggtccccacaggCATAGTAGCATTCTAATTtctggtccccacaaagatatatAAACGTgtacacattcactcacacacttTCCTGGCCTCAGGGTGAAGCTCCGTCAGCGCTGCAGAGACGCTGGCTCGTCTCATTTGTTCTGAACCGTTCACAGCTTTAATGTTCCGGTAAAAATGCGTTCAtatttaaaaagctttaaaaagctAAACAAAGATGACGCTCATGGTTAAATGTGTATCGGATGTGTTTTTAAGCTGCGCCATGCAGTTTCTTTACTGAACAGCATCGATGACACGGGAgcttttattcttcagcactCGTGTTTCAGTTTTAATCAAACACGTTTTTTTCCGATCGTAACATCTGAAACTGTGACGCTGGGTTTTTGGATGATTCTGAGATGTGCTGGTGAAACTCATAAAACCACACCTGTTAATCACTACGCTTTTATTAAAATGAACATCTGAATTATTGACTTAAAATCCAAAAATTCATTAAGAGTCATAATAACTGGAACGCAGGCTTCTAGAGTCGGCGTGTCAGATGTTTTTAACCTGGAACAACTCAGCTTATTTCAAACTCGAGCCGAGAAAACAGAAGGAAGACCAAGccaaagaaggagaagaagaagaatcagtgaagaaagaagaagacaaagaaaacaaggaAGATGAAGCAAGTGAACGTTTAACAGGAGGGAAAGAAgagaaacaaggaaaaaaaacaaggaagacaacaacaaacacaaggaagatgaaaaaaaataataagaaaaaatagaaaagaggaggaagaaaattagaagtaaagaagaaataatctgtaaaggagaagaagaaagtaaaaaaacagaagaaagaaggggaggaaaggaggagagagaataAAAGGCAAAAGGGAAgaaaatgaagaagatgataaaggatgaagaagaaacaaagttaaaataacaaataaagatgtacatgaatagaatagaactgTACAtatacaaagaaaaagaaggacaGATGGAaatgagagaagaggagaagaagaagaggagaaggaggagcaggaggaggaggagcaggaggaggaggacagaaCAACGAAGAGAAAATGTGGAGCAGGAGGTCGTGGCGTTAAAATGAGACCAGCTGTTTGTTCAGCCAGCCGCGataatcagtgtgtgtgtgtgtgtgtgtgtgtgtgtgtgtgtgtgtgtgtgtgtgtgtgtgtgttgagatcatcattcaaaataaatgaaCTGAGACGTTTTCCCTCCTGActctcatcttcctcctcctcttcctcccttaGCTCCACCCCCCTCCTCCATATTTCCTTTTCCcattttcctcctctctctccctctcctgctgtgagtagatgatgatgatgatgatgatgatgaaggtgaTGGATGAAGGAGTGTTTGCTGTGTTGCTGTTACCATGGCAGCGTCCGACGTGCTTGATGTCGATCTTGAGTTGTTTGAGGCAGGACGCCTCCCGGACGTGGCAGGGCGTGTCGTAGGTGACGCCGTCGCTGCCGCACACCGGGTTGTCGTTGTGGCCGTTGCACACGATGTTACACATGCAgctggatacacacacacacacacacatgctcgtTCAGGCTCACGGTTAGACTCCTaacactgagtgtgtgtgtgtgtttgtgtgtgtgcgtgctcaCATCATATCCTCAGAGTCTTCATCACACTCGGCTCCAAACTTGCAGTTCCCACATTTGGAGGTCTTTTTCCCGCGGCCGGAGCCTTCGTcatctgcagacacacaaacgcCGCTCAGCTCGTCTGCTTCAACTCAAAAGTACTCAGAAACAAACCAGAGCAAACATGAAGCTGTTTACCTCCATCTCCAGATCCTGATCCAGCatctgagacacacacacacacacacacacacacgttctgACGTTAGTGTCACTGGCTGCAGGAAGTTAACTTTAACCTCCTGCTGCAGAGGTGGATGTTCATGTAAACGTGTCAtaacaggctctgtgtgtgtgaggagcacGCCCGTACTTCTGGACTCATTGAGTAGCTCTGCATGAttaacagttcaaaataatccttctttatgaAGACGAGCATCACACAGTTAGCTGCTAATCAGTGCTCAGTAACATCCAATTAAAATTCTTGAATTTCACCAAACCTGGAGCTCCGCCTTCCTGGATGCTCTGTTACTACGGTAActtcacagcagccatattattggtcacatgatgtTATTAAAAGTGCTCTAAagggctccaacagcacaaacacggtcAAGGTGTGTCACCATGcatctgtcagtcaaagaggccacgcccctaagaAAGCTAACATTAAGcctttaaacattttaacatggaagtCTATGGGggctgactcactgctgcctctgctggacgttagaggaactgcagcttttgctCGTGGCTGTTTTCATTCTCTAGCTGTGTCCCAGTTCAGCAACCGCACACttcgcatttgtagaccgattacatCATAGCGACGCGACAAAGGGtgtcccaattcgaagtgtACTCCAAATGCGGTCGACAAATGCGCAGTTCATTTCCCCAAATTTTAAGTCTGGATCCGGTGTAGACTTCATGGCCCCacatatcccacaatttatAGCGcgaatattcagtacttacttttcaGTAAACtctcaaaagtaagtactgaatattatgtcacttatttatgtgcgaatgtttaagaacattaaaacatgactgttggccacatgtcggcaaagttatgcgacattagtgatgtttgtactttcagcggtaacttggttttaaagc
It contains:
- the LOC100711883 gene encoding tomoregulin-1; amino-acid sequence: MAPELRVSCFCCLLVLLVLPAVRSSFHRSGVDCGPGRAEDCPDLSEKKSDLRVCDTGTCRFGGTCRENGADIKCVCQFHCNKKYVPVCGSNGDTYQNECFLRRAACKKQRAINIVSEGPCYHDAGSGSGDGDDEGSGRGKKTSKCGNCKFGAECDEDSEDMICMCNIVCNGHNDNPVCGSDGVTYDTPCHVREASCLKQLKIDIKHVGRCHDKNRKDDGIKTKPEIYAVPKPGEGEGFEDSPAPCPEDYSQFCEHGICEMRQNLPTCRCEDAYGGQQCEQLLDFNILYVVPSGQKLHYVLIAAIIGAVQIAVIVAVVMCFTRRCNKTKRGRRQKQHLGHFPSGTSSRMM